A genomic window from Silene latifolia isolate original U9 population chromosome Y, ASM4854445v1, whole genome shotgun sequence includes:
- the LOC141627940 gene encoding uncharacterized protein LOC141627940, which yields MRDVGFTMVREWGEVIMESASVRECVLLLTGCWAIWEARNRMIFEGRRVCVSEVLCRVRELVEEMEEAGLPKEGGDVLEERSSEERWARPEQGYCKVNVDAGRCGQGVGLGAVCQDGEGGVLWGVTLQQQGPRDPQDLEAEAVFLGLAEARRHGVKKVELESDCLNVIRDLKSRSTGRSDIFQIYDDIHDLCSYFESVKFLFVRRTFNSVAHELAHVRP from the coding sequence ATGAGGGATGTTGGGTTTACTATGGTAAGGGAGTGGGGTGAGGTGATTATGGAGAGTGCTTCGGTGAGGGAGTGTGTGTTGTTGTTGACAGGGTGCTGGGCGATTTGGGAAGCGAGGAATAGGATGATTTTTGAGGGACGGAGGGTGTGTGTGAGTGAGGTGTTATGTAGGGTCCGAGAGTTGGTGGAGGAAATGGAGGAGGCGGGACTGCCTAAGGAGGGTGGGGACGTTTTGGAGGAACGAAGTTCGGAGGAGAGGTGGGCTAGGCCGGAGCAGGGCTATTGTAAAGTTAATGTGGACGCAGGGAGATGTGGTCAGGGGGTGGGATTGGGTGCGGTGTGTCAAGACGGAGAGGGAGGTGTGTTGTGGGGTGTGACGCTACAGCAGCAGGGACCAAGAGATCCTCAAGATCTTGAAGCTGAAGCAGTGTTTTTGGGGTTAGCTGAAGCAAGAAGACATGGAGTAAAGaaggtggagcttgaaagtgactGTTTGAACGTGATTCGAGATTTGAAGAGTAGAAGCACTGGCAGGAGTGATATATTTCAAATTTATGACGATATTCATGATTTATGTTCGTACTTTGAGTCGGTTAAGTTTTTATTTGTTAGACGTACTTTTAATAGTGTGGCTCACGAATTAGCTCATGTGAGGCCCTGA